The Devosia sp. MC521 genome segment GGGATTGATTTCCCAACGTGCACAGTTGCCGAAAAAGCCTCGGCGGTGTCAACCAAAGCCCCGTATTCCGGCTCTTTTTTACGGTCAAACAAGGCGAGTATGAGGCGAAAGGGTGTCCTGTCGGCACCTTTTGCCGCACGAGAGTTGAGTGTGGCCGCAATAGACTCTCGTGCGGCTATATGATTTACGGTCTTTCCAGAGTATTTCGCTCCGAGGTTGAGTCGGGGCGGCGTTAGCTATGCCGCTATTCAAACCCCCTCATTCTCGGTGATAGCCGCCAGAACATGTCGACAAGGGGGTATATGGTGACCGGGCAGTTCTTTAAAAAGATGGGTGCCGTTTCCGCGGCCGCAATGGCACTTCTGCCAGCGGTGTCGGGTGCCCAGGAGCTCGGCACGGGGCAGCCCGCCCCAGGCCAGTTTAATCTCCAGGGTTCCGTGACTCCGATCATGGACTCAATCACAGCATTCCACGATGGTGTGCTGATGTGGACGATCACGCTGATCGTTCTCTTCGTGCTTGCGCTTTTGATAATCGTGGCTCTGCGTTTCAACGCAAAGTCAAATCCGGTTCCTGCGCGCTTCACGCACAACACGCTCATCGAAATCGTTTGGACCGTTCTACCGGTCTTGATTCTCGTGATCATTGCGATCCCGTCCTTCGGCGTTCTCTCTGATCAGATGACCACGCCAGATGGCGACCGTAAGTATCTTGGTGCGAACGTCTTCTCCATGGGTGAAGTCGAAGTTCCAGCTGCGTCGCTGACCGTCAAGGTTTCGGGTGAGCAGTGGTACTGGAATTACGAATATGTCGATCAGGGCGTTGGCTTTGACTCGAACATGGTTCGCGATGCCGACCTTCAGGATGGTCAACCACGGCTGCTTGCTGTTGATAACAACCTGATCGTTCCAGTTGGTGCAACCGTTCGTCTGCAGGTCACTGCAAGCCCATCGGGTGTGATCCATGCTTGGGCAGTTCCGTCCTTCGGCGTTCTTATGGATGCTGTTCCGGGTCGCCTGAACGAAACTTGGTTCAATGCTCGTGAAACTGGTATGTTCTATGGTCAGTGCCGCGAACTGTGCGGTAAGGATCATGCTTACATGCCAATCGGCGTGCGCGTTGTGACCGCAGAACAATTCGACACCTTCATTAAGGCATTCGCCGAAAGCCGTGACTACGGTGCTTCTGTAGCACTTCTGCCGGCACTGTAATTTAGGGGTCAGAGGAAACACACATGGCAAATACTGCTCACCTCGAGGCCAATGCGACCGGGCATGATCATGCCTCGCATGACCATCACACCCCGACCGGCTGGCGCCGTTGGGTCTACTCGACGAACCACAAAGACATCGGGATCATGTATTTGATCTTCTCGATCTTTGCTGGTGTTGTCGGTGGCCTGCTTTCGGGCGCAATGCGCGTCGAACTGCAAGAGCCTGGCATTCAGATCTTCCACGGCATGGCTGCAATGGCCTACGGCGTTGATGGCGATGCTGCCCTTGATGCTGGTAAGCACATGTTCAACGTGTTCGTTTCCGCGCACGCTCTGATCATGGTGTTCTTCACCGTTATGCCTGCGACCATGGGTGGCTTTGCCAACTATTTCGCTCCGCTGATGATCGGTGCGCCGGATACCGCGTTCCCGCGTATCAACAACATCGCTTTCTGGCTCCTGCCTCCAGCGCTGCTGCTCACTGTTCTTTCGATGTTCTTCGAAGGTCCATCGGGCGCAATGGGCTTCGGTGGCGGTTGGACGGCTTACCCACCACTGGCAACCTCGGGTCACCCAGGTCCTGCAACTGACTTCGTGATCTTCTCACTGCACGTTGCTGGTATCTCCTCGATCCTTGGCGCGATCAACCTGATCACCACCATCCTGAACATGCGTGCACCGGGCATGACCCTGCACAAGATGCCACTGTTCGCTTGGTCGGTTCTCGTGACTGCGTTCCTGCTGCTGCTCGCGCTTCCAGTTCTTGCTGGCGCGATCACCATGATGCTTACCGATCGTAACTTCGGCACCTCGTTCTTCTCGCCTGAAGGCGGTGGTGATCCGGTCCTGTACCAGCACCTGTTCTGGTTCTTCGGTCACCCTGAAGTTTACATCATGATCCTGCCGGGCTTCGGCATCATCAGCCACATCGTTGCAACCTTCAGCCGCAAGCCAGTCTTTGGCTACATGGCAATGGCTTACGCTATGGTTGCTATCGGCTTCGTTGGTTTCGTTGTGTGGGCTCACCACATGTACACCACGGGTCTCAGCCTCGACGTACAGCGTTACTTCGTTGCAGCAACCATGGTTATTGCGGTTCCAACGGGTGTTAAGATCTTCTCGTGGATCGCGACAATGTGGGGTGGCTCGATCACCTTCCGTACCCCAATGCTCTGGGCAATCGGCTTCATCTTCCTGTTCACCGTTGGTGGTGTAACCGGCGTGGTGCTGTCGAACGCTGCTGCTGACCGTGCTCTGCACGACACCTACTATGTGGTTGCTCACTTCCACTACGTGCTGTCGCTGGGTGCTGTGTTCTCGATCTTCGCTGGCTGGTACTACTGGTACCCCAAGATGTTCGGCCACATGTACTCCGAGTTCCTTGGCAAGCTGCACTTCTGGGTGATGTTCGTTGGTGTGAACCTGATCTTCTTCCCGCAGCACTTCCTCGGCCTTGCTGGCATGCCGCGTCGTTATGTCGACTATCCGGATGCTTATGCTCTGTGGAACCGTGTCTCCTCGATCGGCTACTACATCACCTTCGTCGCTATGGTCATCTTCTTCTACGCAATGTGGGAAGCTGCCCGTAAGAAGCGCCCAGCTGGTGATAATCCGTGGGGTGATGGTGCAACGACCCTGGAATGGACCCTGTCCTCCCCACCGCCGTTCCACCAGTTCTCGACCCTGCCACGCATTGACAGCAAAGACGCTCACTAAGCGTTCGGCATAATTAGAACTCTGCGGGCCGCGTTACGACGCGGTCCGCTCTAAAGGAAAGTCCAGTGGCCTATATCGACAACAATACAAATTCGACCGTGATGGCGGGCGGAGCACGCGTAGAGGACTATATCTCGCTGCTGAAGCCGCGCGTGATGTCGCTCGTCGTATTCGTTGGTCTGGTGGGCATGCTGGTTGCTCCAGGCTCGATCCATCCCGTTGTTGGGCTGATCGCCATTGCCTGTATCGCCATTGGCGCAGGTGCCTCTGGTGCGCTTAACATGTGGTACGATAGCGATATCGACGCCATCATGAGCCGTACCGTTAATCGTCCTATTCCAGCCGGCCGTATGCAGCGCAATGATGCGCTGACCTTCGGTGTGGTGTTGTCCGTTTTCTCGGTGATGTTGCTGACGCTCGCGACCAATTGGTTCGCTGGAGCCTTCCTCGCCTTCACCATTTTCTTTTATGTCGTCGTCTACACGATGTGGCTCAAGCGCACGACGCCGCAGAACATCGTTATTGGCGGCGCCGCTGGTGCCTTCCCACCAATGGTTGGCTGGGCTGCCGTGACCGGTGACGTCTCTTGGGTCAGCTTCTCGCTGTTCCTCATCATCTTCCTGTGGACCCCTCCGCATTTCTGGGCGCTGGCGCTCTACAAGCAGGGTGACTACGGCGCGGCTGGCGTTCCTATGATGCCAAACGTTGCTGGTGAAAAATCCACCCGCGTTCAGATTTTCGTCTATTCGCTGCTACTGGCGCTCTCGAGCGTTGCGCCAATCCTTCTCGGGTTCTCGAGCTGGATTTACGGTGTGGTTGCGTCTGTTGTGGCTGTTGGCTTTGTTTGGCACGCCACCCGTCTGCTGCTGGCAAACGAAAGCGTTGAAATGCGCAAACGTGCCCGTGGTCTCTTCACCTATTCGTTGAGCTATCTGGCCATCCTCTTTTTGGCCCTGCTCGTCGATAATTTTGCTCTGCGCATGGGAGTCCTATAACCATGAGCAAATTAGTAGGCGCAAAGCTTGCGCCAAACGATTTGACCGAAGAACAGATGCTCGCATTCCGCAAGCAGCGGGCCCGTCGCTCTTGGGCGCTGGCGCTGGCCTTGGCCATGTTCTGCATCACCTTCTACGTGCTGACCATCGTCAAGTTTGGTCCTGCAATCTTTGATCGGGCGCTGTAATGGCTGACGTTGCAGGTCTAAGTCACGCTCCCCAGAATCCGAAGAATAAGCGCACAGGTATTGTTCTTGCGTCGCTTGCTATCGGCATGGTGGGTCTGGCTTTTGCTTCTGTTCCGCTTTACCAGCTGTTCTGCCAGGTCACTGGTTATGGTGGCACGACACAAAATGCCGACGGTAACCCCAAGGGTGTTATCGACCGCGCCATGAGCACGCGCTTCGACGTTAATGTTGATCGTGCTCTGCCATGGACCGTGAAAGCTGCGCCGATCTCGACCGACCAGATCGGTCAGGTTCGTACTGTGAATTACATAGCGACCAACAATTCCGATAAGCCTACGACCGGCATGGCTGTGTTCAATGTGGCTCCGGATAAAGCTGGTATCTATTTCAATAAGATCCAGTGCTTCTGCTTCAATGAGCAGACACTGCAGCCGGGCGAAACCGTGGAAATGCCCATCGTATTTTTCGTTGATCCCGATCTGGACGAGAACCACGAACTCGCCACGATAAAAGAGATCACACTCTCGTATACCTTCTACGCTTCAGACAGTGAGGGAAGCTGAACATGGCCGCCATAGAAAAGAACCATGAATATCACATGGTCGAACCCAGTCCCTGGCCGTTCGTCATGTCCGCCGCAATCTTCATTATGGCGGTAGGCGCGATCTTCTGGATGCAGAATTGGACCCCATGGGTCTTCGCCATCGGCACCGCCGGTGTGCTCTACACCATGTACGCATGGTGGAGCGACGTTGTTAAGGAAGCCGAGAACGGCGTTGATCATACCCCAGTCGTGGTTATGCACCACCGCTATGGCATGATCCTGTTCATTGCTTCGGAAGTCATGGTTTTCGCCGGTGTCTTCTGGGCATATTTCGACGGTTTCTTCCGTTACGATGATATTGAACAGTACGCTCGTGTCGCGGCAACCGGCGGTCATTGGCCACCAACCGGCATCGAACTTTTCGATCCGTTCCACCTGCCACTCTTTAACACCCTCCTGCTGCTGACCTCGGGCACCACCGTGACCTGGGCACACCATGCGCTGCTCGAAGGTGATCGCAAGGGTCTCAAGTGGGGTCTTGCACTCACCGTCGCTCTCGGCGTTGTCTTCACTTACGTTCAGTACCTTGAATACAGCCACGCTGGCTTCTCGTTCACTGGCAACATGTACGGTTCGACCTTCGTGGCTGCGACCGGTCTGCATGGTTTCCACGTGATCGTCGGTACGGTGTTCCTGGCCGTTTGCCTGCTTCGCGCAATGAAGGGCCATTTCACCCCACAGCGTCACCTCGGCTTCGAGTTCGCTGCTTGGTACTGGCACTTCGTGGACGTTGTTTGGCTGTTCCTCTTCGCCACCATCTATATCTGGGGTGCATGGGGCGTTGCCCTGAGCCACTAAGCCTCGGCTTAGACATGAATAGGGGCGCGGCATTGCTGCGCCCTTTTTTGTTGGAGATTGACGATGCCATCGCCCTCAGCTGTTTTGCCAAAGCGCCGCGGTTTGAAGTTGACCGACTATTTGTTCGCCGCGATCATGCTGGCCCTCGCGGGCACATGCGTGTTCTTGGGCGGCTGGCAGATGGACCGCTTGGCTGAGAAGGAGGCGTTGATCGCAGCTGTCGATCAGCGTTTGGATGCGGAGCCAGTCCCCGTACCGAGCGTCGACCAGTGGCAGCAGCTTGAGCCCGATGACTGGAATTTTACCCCGGTCAGCCTAACCGGCACATTCCGCTACACGCAGACCATAACTGTCTTCACCAGCCTCACCGATCCGCGTGGTCCCTACAAGGGGCCCGGCTATTGGGTGGTCACCCCGTTTGAGTTGGTCGATGGTGGCACGGTGTTCGTCAACCGTGGCTACGTTCCACAAGAATTTCAGGAACAGGCAGCGCTTGGCGACCTGCACGGCGATGATCCGGAAACGATCACGATTGTTGGCCTCTGGCGTCAGGATGAACAGCTTGGCTGGATGACCCCAGAACCCAATACCTCAGACCGGGTCGAATGGGTTCGCAACATCGCCCGCATGGGGACAATGGTTGATCCTGCCTTGGCTCCACTGGCGCCGTTTTACGTTGATATGCTGGCGGGTGAACCCGGCGTTCTCCCACAGGCAGGCGAGACGAAAGTCACCTTCACCAATAATCACCTTGGCTATTCCATGACTTGGTATGGTTTCGCCATCATCGCTGTTCTAATGCTGGGCTATTGGCTCTGGCGACAGGCGCGAAGAGAAGTCTGACTTTGACTGTGGCGAAAGCTTGCAGCTCTCGTCGGCTTTGACTAGGTTGCAGCAATTCTAAAAGGGCGCTTTCCCTCGATGCAGTTTGTTTCTACGCGCGGCCAGGCGCCTGCGCTTGGTTTCTCCGATGCCGTTCTCGCAGGTCTTGCTTCGGACGGTGGTCTTTATGTGCCGCAAACTTGGCCGCAGTTCACTCATGCGGAAATTGCGAGCTTTGCTGGTAAGCCTTATGCGGAGGTCGCTTATGCAGTGATCTCTCGCTTCACTAGCGATGAAATCCCAGCCGAGACCCTAAAGCGCATCATCGAGGAAGCTTACGCCACTTTCCGCCATCCTTCGGTGGCGCCGCTCGTAGAACTTGAGCCCGGCCACTTCGTCCTCGAGCTGTTCCACGGCCCGACCTTGGCCTTCAAGGATGTGGCGATGCAGTTCCTCAGCCGCATCATGGATCATATCCTGGCCGAACGCGGCCTGCGGGCAACCATTGTCGGCGCCACTTCAGGCGACACGGGGTCAGCGGCTATTGAAGCCTTCCGTGGCCGCGACACCACTGACATCTTCATCCTGCACCCCAAGGGGCGTACGTCGGAAGTTCAGCGTCGTCAGATGACGACCGTGCTCGATTCCAACGTTCACAATATCGCGCTTGAAGGCACCTTTGACGATTGTCAGGACGCCGTCAAAGCCATGTTCAACAACCATGCTTTCCGCGATCGCGTGCGCCTGTCGGGCGTCAACTCGATCAATTGGGGCCGCATTGTTGCGCAGATCGTCTATTACTTCACCTCGGCTGTCGCGATTGGCGCGCCGCATCGCAAGGTGAGTTTCACGGTCCCGACCGGTAATTTCGGCGACGTCTTTGCAGGCTACTGCGCCAAGCAGATGGGCCTGCCGGTCGAAAAACTGATCATCGCCACCAATGCCAACGACATCCTGCGTCGTACCCTCGATACCGGTCGCTATGAGATGAACGGCGTCGCGCCGACCATCTCGCCATCGATGGATATTCAGATTTCCTCGAACTTTGAACGTTTGCTGTTTGAAAGCGCCGGACGTGATGCTGAAGGCGTATCGCGCATGATGGCTGGGTTGAAGCAGTCTGGCGGGTTCGATCTTCCAGCAAATGCCATTGCGGCCATCCGCAAGGACTTTGCAGCCGGGACCACCGGCGAAGCGGAAACCAGCAAGGTTATCGCGGACACGCAAGCCCAGAGTGCTTATCTTCTCGACCCTCACACGGCGGTCGCCGTTGGCGTGGCACAGGCTCAGCCAAAGTCTGAAGTGCCGATGATTTCGCTCTCGACTGCGCACCCGGCCAAGTTCCCGGCAGCAGTTGAAGCCGCATCCGGCATCAATCCTCCGCTTCCATCGTGGTTGGCGGATCTTTACGATCGTGAAGAACGGCTAACTGTCCTTGCGAATGATCAACAATTGATCGAAGATTTTATCGGCGCTCGTAGCCGCGCGAACTAACAAGGGGCTGCAGCTTCGGCTGAAGGCTCAGGAGGACCAGTGTGAGCGTAAAATCGACTACTCTTGATAACGGCATGGTCGTGTTGACTGATGACATGCCGCATCTGGAAAGCGCTTCTCTGGGAGTTTGGGTCCGCGCCGGTGCGCGCTCCGAGCGCAAAACCGAGCATGGTGTCTCGCACCTCTTGGAGCATATGGCTTTCAAGGGGACGCACACCCGCACTGCGCTCGAAATTGCGGAAGCAATTGAAAATGTGGGCGGCGATCTCAATGCTGCGACTTCCATTGAACACACAGGCTATTTCGCTCGCGTGCTCAAGGACGACGTCGTTCTCGCTGCCGACATCCTCTCCGACATTCTGCAGAACTCCAAGTTCGATGAAGACGAACTCGCTCGCGAAAAGCAGGTGATTGTTCAGGAGATTGGCGCTGCCCGCGACAATCCCGACGACTATGTCTTTGACATGTTCCAGCAGGCTGCTTTCCCCAATCAGCCGATTGGCCGCACCATTTTGGGCACTGCGGAATCGGTCCGGGAGTTCTCTGCCGACACGGTCCACAAGTATATGCGCCGCAACTATGTGGGCGACCACATGGTTTTGGCCGCAGCTGGCAATGTCGATCACGATGGCCTTGTCGAGGTCGCGCGCAGCCGCTTTGCTGATTTGACGCCAAATGGCGCTCCAGCGCCGCAGCGCGCCGAATATCAGGGCGGGGAAGCGCGTGTCTCCTCGGATCACGAGCAGGCCCATATCGTTCTGGGTTTCCAGGGCCGCGCCTATAATTCTGATGGGTTCTACGCCTCGCAAGTGCTCGCTTCCATTCTCGGCGGCGGCATGAGCTCGCGTCTCTTCCAAGAGGTGCGTGAAAAGCGTGGCCTTTGCTATTCGGTCTATGCCTTCCACTGGGCCTTCGCCGATAGCGGCGTCTTCGGCGTTGCAGCAGCAACCGGCGAAGAAGAAGTGCCCGAGCTGATCCCTGTCGTGCTCGATGAGCTTCGTCGTGCCACCGAGACCATCACCGATGAAGAAGTGATGCGCGTCCGCAATCAGATTCGCGCCGGGCTCCTCATGTCGCTCGAAAGCCCATCGGCGCGCGCTGGCCAGTTGGCCCGTCAGCAGATCCTTTGGGGCCGCACGATCCCGATGGCTGAAACAGTGGAACGCATCAACCGCATCACTGCGGCGCGCGTGCGGGAAGTGGCGGAACAAATCTTCACCACCGGTGTCCCCACACTGGCCGGCATCGGTCCGATTGATCATCTGGCCGACGTTCAAACCATTGGCGAAACCCTAAAGCGGTAATCATCATGCTCTGGCCTTGGTCATCTCCAGCATCGCTGGTTGTGTTAAAGGCCGGAGACATTACCCTCCGCTTGCCCGCTATGCGCGACTACGATCAGTGGGCAACGCTGCGTCGGCAAAGCTATGATTTCCTCCGTCCCTATGAACCCCGCTGGTCTGAAAAGGATTTGGCGCGACGTATCTACGCCCATCGCGTCAAGCGCGCGCGCATCGAGGCGGAAGAAGGCACGGACTATACGTTCTTCGTTTTCCTCCACGACGGACAAAAGGATATCCTCGTTGGCGGTGTGACGCTTTCCAACATCCGCCGCCGTGCCGCTCAGTTCGCCAATCTTGGCTATTGGATGGGCCAACGCTATGCGGGGCAGGGGATTATGAGTCGTGCCGTCGCACTCCTCATACCCTTCGCCTTTGAGACGCTGGATTTACACCGCCTCCACGCGGCCTTCATTCCGAACAACCGCGCGTCCCGCCGTGTTCTCGAAAAGAATGGTTTCAAGGAAGAGGGGTTTGCCGACCACTATTTGCAGATCGACGGGCGTTGGGCCGACCATATTTTAATGGGGCTTTCGCGCGAGCGCTGGATGATGTTGTCTTGGCAAAAATCAACGCAGCGCTACGTCTGATCCACATGTTGCTTCCTCGCGACAATGTCAGAAGCTTGTCGCGTCATGGTTTCTCCCGTACCAAGTTAATCGATCCTCTGGAGGATGAACCGACCAAGCTGTGTCAGAGATTGTTTTCACGATCTGCGACCGTTGCCATAATGAAGCCTAGCGCAGGATTTAACTGCCTCTAATGCGTCATCTGTTTGCACTCGCGACCGTGTTCGCGCTCGCTCTGTTTAGCCTAGCGCCAGCGCAAGGTTTTGAAGTCATTTCCGTCCCCGAGGACGTTAAGGCTGTGAATTTGTCGGATGTTGTCGAAATTGTTCCCGGTCAGGATGGCCGTGTGCAGCTTTCGACCGCGCCGGACAGCAGCGGCATCATCCGGCGCATTGAGGTGTTGGCCAACGAGCTGGGCACCAATCCAAGCTTTGCCTTGTTCGCCTTGCGCAACGACAGCGATCAGCAGATCGAACGCTTGTTGGTTTCCCCTTATTACCGCCTGCCTGATTCTGGGGTGCTGACACCCGATTTGGGGCAAAGCCGCATCACCACCGTCACGCCAAGCTCTGGCATCCGCCCAGAACGCGTCGTCGACCCGGAAGCGGACGTATTTGAGGTGACGCTCGACCCGGGCGCCACCATGACCGTGATCGCTGAGCTGAGCGGCGCCAGCCTGCCAGAGCTGTACCTCTGGGAGCCGAACGCCTACCGCGACTACGTGAACTCGTTCACCCTGTTCCGTGGCGTGGTCCTCGGCGTTGCCTCGCTCGCAGCGGTGTTTCTCACCATCATGTTCGTGGTCAAGGGACGCGGCGTATTCCCGGTCACTGCCGCGTTTGCATGGGCGGTATTGATCTACCTGCTGATCGATTTTGGCATCCTCGGGCGCATTCTCAACCTGCCTGCTGACGGCGTTCAACCATGGCGTGCGGCGGCGGAGGCGCTCTTAGCGACAACCCTTGCCGGGTTCTTGTTTATCTATCTCAATCTACACCGCTGGCATCTGCGCTTCGTCCATTTGGCGATGGGGCTCGCCGCGCTGTTTCTCGCTCTCTTTGCCTTCGCTTTCTTCCAGCCCGCCATTGCCGCAACCATTGCGCGTGTGGTTCTGGCCATGCTCGGCGTTTCTGGCTTCTTCTTGATCCTGATGCTGGCTTTGCGCGGCTATGACCGCGCTGTGCTGCTGGTCCCCACGTGGATTATCTTTATCGCCCTGCTGTTCTATTCTTGGCTCGTTATCTCGGGTCAGGTGACCAATGATATTGCCCAGCCAGCCGTAGCTGGCGGCTTGGTGCTCATTGTCATGCTCTTGGGCTTTACGGCGGTCCAACACGCTTTCTCTGAAGGTCAGGTGACCATTGGCACCCTGTCCGAAGTGGAGCGCCGTGCGCTCGCCCTCACGGGTTCGGGCGACTTCGTCTTTGATTGGAATATCGAGCGCGACCGCGTCACCGTCAGTGATGAACTGGCGACGCGCCTCGGCGAAAAGCGCGGTGCGTTGCGCGGCGCCATCAAGCGCTGGCTCGACCGTGTGCATCCCGAAGACCGCGATCGCTTCCGTACCGCTTTCGATACGCTGGTTGAGCTGCGCCGCGGCAAGGTTTCCGCCGATATGCGGATTGCCGGTCACGATGGCAATTTCCGTACCTTCCGCATGCGCGTAAAGCCCGTTCTGGGTGGCGACGGCCAGGTCAACCGTATCGTCGGTACGTTGCAGGATGTCACTGAAGATCGTGCTGCGCGCGAACGTCTCTTGCATGACGCTGTGCACGATAGCCTGACTGGCCTGCCAAACCGTCAGTTGTTCTTGGATCGCCTGGATCGCGCACTGGTCCGTGCCCGCGCGCCGGGTGGGATCAAGCCGGCCGTGTTCCTTATCGACATTGATCGGTTCATGGAGCTTGAGGAGCGCATTGGCCACTCCGCAGCAGATTCGGTGCTGCTGGCCATTTCGCGCCGTATCTCGCGTCTGATGCGCCCGCTTGATACGCTTGCCCGCGTGACCGGCGATCAGTTCGCCGTCATCTTGGCGTCGGAACAGGCGGCCGCAAAAATCGCTGAAACGGCTGAGCAGATCCGTAAGGCTCTCAAGCAGCCTTTCAACTTTGGTGATCGTGATTTGATGCTGACCGCCTCTATTGGCGTCACCATCTACGACAGCAACCCGTCCACGCCTCAGGATGTGCTGCGCGACGCCGAACTGGCGATGTATTACGCAAAGCGTCTGGGCGGCGATCGTATCGAAGCCTATCGCGCTTCGGCCCGCTCCATTGCCTCGTACAACAAGGCCAGTGAAGAAGACCTCGAACGCGGTCTCAAGCTGGGCGAGCTGCAGGTTCAGTTCCAGCCGATCATGGACATCCATTCCGGCCAACTTGCCGGGTGTGAAGCGCTGATGCGCTGGAACCATCCAACCCGTGGCATCGTCACGCCCGATGAGTTCGTGCCTTTGGCCGAGCGCTCTGGTCAGATCAGCCGTCTGGGTCGCCTCGCCTTTGAACAGGCCGCAGCTCAAGCCCGTGAGTGGATGACGACGATTGGCTTGCCCGAGAATTTCTTCATCTCGGTTAACCTCTCGCCGTCCCAGCTCGCCAACGACAATATCCTCAACGATATGCGCAGCCTCTTGGCGCAAGATCGCGACTTGGCGAATTACCTCAAGCTCGAAATCACCGAAAGTCAGGTGATGACCAATCCTGAGCACTCAGCCTTCATGCTCGAAGCGCTGCGCAATCTGGGACTTGGCATCGCGCTCGATGATTTCGGTACGGGTCACTCCTCGTTTAGCTATCTGCACCGCTTCCCAATCGACACCATCAAAATCCCAGCGAACTTTATCCGCTTGGGCACGGATTCCGGCATTGCCAACACGCAGGCGCCGATCATCCGCGCCATCGTCAGCATGGCGACTGATCTTGATTTGATGGTGATCGCTGAAGGCGTTGAGACGCTGGACGAGATCGAGCGCTTGCGTCAGCTCAACTGCCGCTATGCGCAGGGCTTTGCGTTCTCGGGCGCTATCAGTGGCGTTGAACTGGGTAAGAAACTCGCAGCACAACTCGGGCGCTAAGCCCGAGTTTGTCGCCTTAGCCGTGCCCGACGGCTGAGCTTAGCGAGGCGGGCGTGATCCGCAGGCTATCAAGCGC includes the following:
- a CDS encoding GNAT family protein, producing the protein MLWPWSSPASLVVLKAGDITLRLPAMRDYDQWATLRRQSYDFLRPYEPRWSEKDLARRIYAHRVKRARIEAEEGTDYTFFVFLHDGQKDILVGGVTLSNIRRRAAQFANLGYWMGQRYAGQGIMSRAVALLIPFAFETLDLHRLHAAFIPNNRASRRVLEKNGFKEEGFADHYLQIDGRWADHILMGLSRERWMMLSWQKSTQRYV
- a CDS encoding EAL domain-containing protein; amino-acid sequence: MRHLFALATVFALALFSLAPAQGFEVISVPEDVKAVNLSDVVEIVPGQDGRVQLSTAPDSSGIIRRIEVLANELGTNPSFALFALRNDSDQQIERLLVSPYYRLPDSGVLTPDLGQSRITTVTPSSGIRPERVVDPEADVFEVTLDPGATMTVIAELSGASLPELYLWEPNAYRDYVNSFTLFRGVVLGVASLAAVFLTIMFVVKGRGVFPVTAAFAWAVLIYLLIDFGILGRILNLPADGVQPWRAAAEALLATTLAGFLFIYLNLHRWHLRFVHLAMGLAALFLALFAFAFFQPAIAATIARVVLAMLGVSGFFLILMLALRGYDRAVLLVPTWIIFIALLFYSWLVISGQVTNDIAQPAVAGGLVLIVMLLGFTAVQHAFSEGQVTIGTLSEVERRALALTGSGDFVFDWNIERDRVTVSDELATRLGEKRGALRGAIKRWLDRVHPEDRDRFRTAFDTLVELRRGKVSADMRIAGHDGNFRTFRMRVKPVLGGDGQVNRIVGTLQDVTEDRAARERLLHDAVHDSLTGLPNRQLFLDRLDRALVRARAPGGIKPAVFLIDIDRFMELEERIGHSAADSVLLAISRRISRLMRPLDTLARVTGDQFAVILASEQAAAKIAETAEQIRKALKQPFNFGDRDLMLTASIGVTIYDSNPSTPQDVLRDAELAMYYAKRLGGDRIEAYRASARSIASYNKASEEDLERGLKLGELQVQFQPIMDIHSGQLAGCEALMRWNHPTRGIVTPDEFVPLAERSGQISRLGRLAFEQAAAQAREWMTTIGLPENFFISVNLSPSQLANDNILNDMRSLLAQDRDLANYLKLEITESQVMTNPEHSAFMLEALRNLGLGIALDDFGTGHSSFSYLHRFPIDTIKIPANFIRLGTDSGIANTQAPIIRAIVSMATDLDLMVIAEGVETLDEIERLRQLNCRYAQGFAFSGAISGVELGKKLAAQLGR